One Gadus chalcogrammus isolate NIFS_2021 chromosome 4, NIFS_Gcha_1.0, whole genome shotgun sequence DNA segment encodes these proteins:
- the ntn4 gene encoding netrin-4 — protein sequence MGNLILGRRVLTQTACGLNATERYCSYHADGSAPGRAPKCSAAPKCGKCNAAVPHLAHPAGAMADSSFRKPGTWWQSAEGAEPETVQLDLEAEFYVTHLILVFRSPRPAAMTLERSRDFGRTWSPLQRYARDCAAAFGGEGVGGEGEAAGRRTKTKGSQVPCTSKYSGAYPCTRGEVIYRALSPWRALDPFGAEARESLAVTNLRVRLLRHQTCPCQVKSPAPAAGEAPPPTRHFAIYDLIVKGSCLCNGHAETCEPAPGYRPVRDRTNHVVHGRCVCRHNTAGPHCERCGELHNDRPWQPADGLTGAPHECQKCQCNGHAHSCRFDWSAWRESGQRSGGVCDCLHHTGGRHCQRCGTGFYRDPLRAHTAPDTCTPCGCHPMGSLPFPSAGDAPCDPANGNCVCKPGVGGAQCDRCMVGYWGFHAYGCRPCDCAGGCDPFTGDCVLSPDLYNLEGNSSEHGRIFRPEELFSALHYSEKCECKEQTLTNHKLFCAMNYAYVLKVKVLSAHDKGSHAEVEVKVQKVLRQDTRVRQEGGRVTLYPESWTARGCTCPILNPGAEYLVGGHSDRKAGRLLVNMKSLVLPWKASLGRKLLPLLRKDCSW from the exons ATGGGGAACCTGATCCTGGGGCGCCGCGTCCTGACCCAGACGGCGTGCGGCCTCAACGCCACCGAGCGCTACTGCTCCTACCACGCCGACGGCTCCGCCCCCGGCCGCGCCCCCAAGTGCTCGGCCGCGCCCAAGTGCGGCAAGTGCAACGCCGCCGTCCCCCACCTGGCGCACCCGGCGGGCGCCATGGCCGACTCCTCCTTCCGGAAGCCGGGCACCTGGTGGCAGTCGGCGGAGGGAGCGGAGCCGGAGACGGTGCAGCTGGACCTGGAGGCGGAGTTCTACGTCACGCACCTCATCCTGGTGTTCCGCTCGCCGCGCCCGGCCGCCATGACGCTGGAGCGCTCGCGGGACTTCGGCCGCACGTGGAGCCCGCTGCAACGCTACGCCCGCGACTGCGCCGCCGCcttcgggggggagggggtggggggagagggggaggctgcagggaggaggacgaagacgaAGGGCAGCCAGGTTCCCTGCACCTCCAAATACTCCGGGGCGTACCCCTGCAccagaggagag GTGATCTACCGCGCGCTGTCGCCCTGGAGGGCTCTGGACCCGTTTGGCGCTGAGGCGCGCGAGTCGCTCGCCGTCACCAACCTCCGCGTGCGCCTGCTGCGGCACCAGACCTGCCCCTGCCAGGTCAagagccccgcccccgccgccggcgaggccccgccccccacccgcCACTTCGCCATCTACGACCTCATCGTCAAGGGCAGCTGCCTGTGCAACGGCCACGCCGAGACCTGTGAGCCCGCCCCCGGCTACCGCCCCGTCCGAGACCGGACCAATCACGTG GTCCacgggaggtgtgtgtgtcgtcacaACACCGCGGGACCCCACTGCGAGCGCTGCGGGGAACTCCACAACGACCGGCCCTGGCAGCCGGCCGACGGCCTCACCGGGGCCCCCCACGAGTGCCAGa AGTGCCAGTGCAACGGCCACGCCCACAGCTGCCGCTTCGATTGGTCGGCGTGGCGGGAGTCGGGCCAGCGCAGCGGGGGCGTGTGCGACTGCCTGCACCACACCGGGGGCCGCCACTGTCAGCGCTGCGGCACCGGCTTCTACCGGGACCCCCTGAGAGCCCACACCGCCCCCGACACCTGCACAC CGTGTGGCTGCCATCCAATGGGCTCGCTGCCCTTCCCCTCAGCCGGCGACGCCCCCTGCGACCCCGCCAATGGCAACTGCGTCTGCAAGccgggggtgggcggggcccagTGTGACAGGTGCATGGTGGGATACTGGGGCTTCCACGCGTACGGCTGCCGGCCGTGCGACTGCGCCGGGGGCTGTGACCCCTTCACCGGAGACTGCGTGCTGag ccctgacCTGTACAACCTGGAGGGGAACTCCAGCGAGCACGGGCGCATCTTCAGGCCTGAGGAGCTGTTCTCCGCCCTGCACTACTCAG AGAAGTGTGAGTGCAAAGAGCAGacgctgaccaatcacaagctcTTCTGCGCCATGAACTACGCATACG TGCTGAAGGTGAAGGTGTTGTCCGCCCACGACAAGGGCTCCCACGCCGAGGTGGAGGTCAAGGTTCAGAAGGTCCTTCGGCAGGACACCAGGGTGCGGCAGGAGGGCGGGCGGGTCACCCTCTACCCCGAGTCCTGGACCGCCCGGGGCTGCACCTGCCCCATCCTCAACCCAG gagctgAGTACCTGGTGGGGGGCCACTCGGACCGGAAGGCGGGCCGTCTGCTGGTCAACATGAAGAGCCTGGTGCTCCCGTGGAAGGCTAGCCTGGGCCgcaagctcctccccctgctccgcAAGGACTGCAGCTggtag
- the snrpf gene encoding small nuclear ribonucleoprotein F isoform X1, whose translation MSLPLNPKPFLNGLTGKPVMVKLKWGMEYKGYLVSVDGYMNMQLANTEEYVDGALAGHLGEVLIRCNNVLYICLCVEQCSLKSRSLPPQV comes from the exons ATG AGTTTACCTCTTAACCCGAAGCCCTTCCTCAACGGGCTGACCGGCAAACCCGTGATGGTGAAGCTGAAGTGGGGAATGGAGTACAAAGGATACTTGGTGTCGGTGGACGGCTACATGAACATGCAG TTGGCCAACACAGAAGAGTACGTTGACGGAGCACTGGCAGGTCATCTGGGTGAAGTTCTCATCAG gtGTAATAACGTTCTGtacatctgtctgtgtgtagaaCAATGTTCTCTAAAGAGccggtctctcccccctcaggtGTAA
- the snrpf gene encoding small nuclear ribonucleoprotein F isoform X2 yields MSLPLNPKPFLNGLTGKPVMVKLKWGMEYKGYLVSVDGYMNMQLANTEEYVDGALAGHLGEVLIRCNNVLYIRGVEEEEEDGEMRE; encoded by the exons ATG AGTTTACCTCTTAACCCGAAGCCCTTCCTCAACGGGCTGACCGGCAAACCCGTGATGGTGAAGCTGAAGTGGGGAATGGAGTACAAAGGATACTTGGTGTCGGTGGACGGCTACATGAACATGCAG TTGGCCAACACAGAAGAGTACGTTGACGGAGCACTGGCAGGTCATCTGGGTGAAGTTCTCATCAG gtGTAATAACGTTCTGTACATCCgaggcgtggaggaggaggaggaagatggggaGATGAGGGAATGA